The Sinomonas sp. P10A9 genome contains the following window.
TCGGTGCTCGAGTTCCTTGACGACGAGCAGCGTGCGCGCGTCCGCATCGCCGACGCGGCGCTCGTCGAGGGGTCCGTCGCGGCCGCTGTTGCATCGAGGGCCGGAGCGGGGCTCGACGGGGTCGTGCGCGCGGCCGAGGAGGCCGTGCGAGGGGCGGAGGCGGAGGAGCCGCCGGAGATAAGCGAGCCCAGCGAGTCGGCGGTCCTGACACTCAAGAATCCTCTGGGTCTGCACGCGCGCCCCTCCGCGGTCCTCGCGGGGCGGCTCTCCGCTTACGACGTCCAGGTGACGGTCAACGGCGTCGACGGCCAGTCCGTCATGGCGCTCATGGCGCTCGGCGCCGGCCAAGGGCAGCAGCTCGTGGTCGAGGCCGCGGGGCCGGACGCCGCCAAGGCTGTCCGTTTTGTCACGGCGCAGGTAGAGGCGGGCTTCGGCGAGCTCTGAAAGAACTGTTTCACCAATAGTGAACGGATCTGTGCTTTGCCTCACATTGTGGGTTGAATCGGGGCATGACTGCCGAGAGCGCCGCCGAGCCTGCACCCGAGACCGCCGCCGAGCCTGCACCCGAGACCCCATTCCACGATCTCGACCACTACGTCGCGATCCCGCGGATCTCCGGGCTCGCGATGAGCCCGGACGGCGCGCGACTCGTCACCACTGTGGCGACGCTCAACAGCAAGAGCACTGAGTACCGCACCGCACTGTGGGAGGTCGATTCCACGGGCGCGGTCCCGGCGCGCCGCATCACGCGCAGCGCCAAGGGGGAGGCTGGCGCCGCCTTCGCTGCGAACGGCGACCTCTTCTTCACCTCGGCCCGGCCCGACCCCGAGAAGCCGGACGAGGACCCGGTCAACGCACTGTGGCTTCTGCCGGCCGCGGGCGGAGAGGCGAGGGTCGTGCTCAGCCGGGCGGGCGGCGTCGAACGCGTCATCACCGCCCTGAGTGCGGACGCGGCGTTCGTCCAGGCCTCCACGCTGGCCGGAAGCACGGATGAGGCCGACGACGAGGCGCGCCGCAAGGCCCGCAAGGACGGCAAGGTCGCGGCGATCCTGCATTCCTCCTATCCGGTGCGGTACTGGGACTCCGATCTGGGGCCGGGGGAGCCCCGCCTGTTCGCAGTCGAGAAATCGCAGGGCGAGCCGGAGCCCGGCAAGCCGAGCACCGTGGACGAGGGGCCGTCACTCGAGCTGCGGAACCTCACCCCGGACATCGGCGCGGGCCTGCGCTTCGGCGAGGCGCACGCGAGCCCGGACGGCCGGACGCTGTACACGTCCGTTGCGACGGCCCTCGCGAAAGGCGACCTGCGCAGCGAGCTCGCTGCGGTCGACGTCGCCTCCGGCACCGTTCGCATACTCCTCTCCGAGGACCGCATGGACTATCTGGCCGGACCGGTCAGCCCGGACGGGCGTACTGTCGCCGTCGTGGTCGAGCCGCACACGACTCCGACCAGCGCCTACCGGTCGGAGCTGCACCTGCTCGATGTCTCGACGGGGCAGCTGCGCCGCCTGGCCCCGGAGTGGGACCGCGTGGCGCATCCCGCGGCGTGGCTGCCGGACGGCTCGGCGCTGATCGTCACTGCTGACGACGCCGGCCGCTCGCCTGTGTTCCGCATCGACGTCGCCACGGGGGTCGTGGCACAGACGACGCACGACGACGCCGCGTACACCGACGTCGTCGTCTCGCCTGATGGGTCGAGCGCCTACGCGCTCAGGAGCTCGTACCTGTTCCCGCCCGAGGTGATACGGATCGACCTCGGCACGGGCGAGGTCACCCGCCTGCAGAACCCGGCCGCGCGGCCCGAGATCCCGGGCCGACTCGAGGAGGTCACGACGACTGCGTCGGACGGCACCCCGCTGCGTGCGTGGCTCGCGCTGCCCGCCGAGCATGGAACCCATGAGGCCCCTCACCCCCTGCTCCTCTGGATTCATGGCGGTCCGATCGGCTCGTGGAATGCCTGGACGTGGCGCTGGAACCCGTGGCTGCTCGCCGCCCAGGGCTATGCGGTCCTGCTCCCGGACCCAGCGCTGTCGACGGGCTATGGGCAGCGGTTCATCGACAGAGGCTGGGGTCGGTGGGGCGCTGAACCCTTCACGGACCTGATGGCCATCACCGACGCGGCCCTGCAGCGCGACGACCTTGACGCCGGGCGGACGGCCGCCATGGGCGGATCATTCGGCGGGTACATGGCGAATTGGGTGGCGGGCCACACCAACCGCTTCCGGGCCATCGTGACGCACGCGAGCCTGTGGGCGCTCGATTCGTTCGGACCGACGACCGACATGGCGCTGTACTGGGCCAAGGAAATGGACGAGGCCATGATACAGGCCAACTCCCCGCACCATTCGGTCGGCGAGATCCGCACGCCCATGCTGGTGATCCATGGCGACAAGGACTACCGCGTGCCGATCGGCGAGGGCCTGCGGCTCTGGTGGGAGCTCCTCTCGGCCTCACAGCTCGCCGCGGACGACGACGGGAAGACCCCGCATCGGTTCCTCTATTTCCCGGACGAGAACCACTGGATCCTCAAGCCGCAGCATACGAAAGTCTGGTACGGCGTCGTAGGAGCCTTCCTCGCCGAGCATGTGCTGGGGGAGGCCCGGGAACTGCCGAAGGAGCTCGGGCTATAAGCGCTTGGCAGAGTGCGCCGTTGCCTAGACCTTAGAACGGCGGGGGCAGCACCGGAGGCAGCACTGGGGGCGGCAAGGGCTCGGGTAGGTCCTCGTCTGGAGTCAGGGCTGCCTCCGGGGGCGTGATCGCCGGGGTCGCTCCCGCTCTGGCCGAAGCGACTGAGGACTTCGCTTCGGTGGTCCGAGACGCCTCCGGCAGGGAAGAGGACTCCGGCAGGGAAGACGCCTCCGGCGGGGAAGGAAGCTCAACGGTGCGTGGGCTCAGGATGTGGTCTCGTTCTAGGGGACCTGCCGCGTGCTCGAATCCGAGGAGCGTCTTCCACACGAGTTCGCCGCTCATCGGCGCCGCGCTATTCGCCTGATCAGTCCTGCGGCTATTCGCCTGATCGGCCGTGCGGCGGAGGGTGAACAGCGCGAGCGACTTGAGGGCATGGTGCTTGGGGCACAGCAGCGCAAGGTTATCGGCGTCGGAAGTCCCGCCGTCCTGCCATTCGATGGTGTGGTCGATCTCAGTGCGCCTGGCCGCGCAGGTGCATCCCGGGACGACGCATACACCGTCCCTGTACCGGACGAACCGTCTGAGCCCTTCTGGGGGCCGATAGGCCGTTCGGCCCAGGCGCACCGGCACGTCGTCCTCGTCCGTCAAGAGACGCTGCCATGTGGGAGCAGCCGCAGCGAGTTCGCGGGCAGTCTGGGCGTCGATGACGCCGAATCCTTCGAGCTCGGCAACATCGTCCGACGCTCCGAGCAGTGTGGCAACAGGGATATGGACGACAATTTCAGCCTTCACGAGGTCGTCCAGGCCCTCCGGGATGCGCACAGGGGCAGGACACCCGCCCCCTTCGCGCAGGCCCCCTTCGCTCCCGCCACTGACTGCCTCGGCAGTCGTGGGGTCAGCGGCGGGGTTCGAGGCGGTCTGGCGGTTCGACGCGGTCTCGATGCGAGCCTGCGTCTCGAGGAGCGCCTGTGCCAAGGCGTCGGCGCGCAGCTGTGGCTTGGTCCGGTATTCGCCCTCTGCGCCGTGGGCAGCTTGGGCGATCGCGTCCAGGCGCTTGTAGGCGGCGAATCCAACCTCAGACGGGAGCAGGGCGGTCAGGGTGCACATGCCGTCCTCCTCGGGCTGGAACCAGACTCGGCGATCCGCCTGGGCGCGGACGCGACGCTTCGCTATGGACTCGGGGTGGAGCCGCTCCCGGAGTGCTCGAATGACTCCTCGAAGTTCGCCGGGCGTGCGCCGGTGCCCCTTCCTCGTATGGAGACGCGACAGCGCCTCTACACCGAATGCCTCGGCGGCCTCGTCAGGCAGCGTCGCCGCCTGTTCGACGATGATCTTCGCGTGCGATTCGGTGATGTCGCCGGCAAAAAGCGCCTCGTGCACTGCCGGATGGGTGTCGACGAGCCGGTCTGAGAAGTTGACGTTTCGGGCGGCCACCGCCTCGGACGTGTT
Protein-coding sequences here:
- the dhaM gene encoding dihydroxyacetone kinase phosphoryl donor subunit DhaM; the protein is MTPVGLLIVSHSARLAEGVVEVAAQMGEGVPLVAAGGTDDGGVGTSFEKVMDGIVAADTGEGVVVLTDLGSAVMTAESVLEFLDDEQRARVRIADAALVEGSVAAAVASRAGAGLDGVVRAAEEAVRGAEAEEPPEISEPSESAVLTLKNPLGLHARPSAVLAGRLSAYDVQVTVNGVDGQSVMALMALGAGQGQQLVVEAAGPDAAKAVRFVTAQVEAGFGEL
- a CDS encoding S9 family peptidase encodes the protein MTAESAAEPAPETAAEPAPETPFHDLDHYVAIPRISGLAMSPDGARLVTTVATLNSKSTEYRTALWEVDSTGAVPARRITRSAKGEAGAAFAANGDLFFTSARPDPEKPDEDPVNALWLLPAAGGEARVVLSRAGGVERVITALSADAAFVQASTLAGSTDEADDEARRKARKDGKVAAILHSSYPVRYWDSDLGPGEPRLFAVEKSQGEPEPGKPSTVDEGPSLELRNLTPDIGAGLRFGEAHASPDGRTLYTSVATALAKGDLRSELAAVDVASGTVRILLSEDRMDYLAGPVSPDGRTVAVVVEPHTTPTSAYRSELHLLDVSTGQLRRLAPEWDRVAHPAAWLPDGSALIVTADDAGRSPVFRIDVATGVVAQTTHDDAAYTDVVVSPDGSSAYALRSSYLFPPEVIRIDLGTGEVTRLQNPAARPEIPGRLEEVTTTASDGTPLRAWLALPAEHGTHEAPHPLLLWIHGGPIGSWNAWTWRWNPWLLAAQGYAVLLPDPALSTGYGQRFIDRGWGRWGAEPFTDLMAITDAALQRDDLDAGRTAAMGGSFGGYMANWVAGHTNRFRAIVTHASLWALDSFGPTTDMALYWAKEMDEAMIQANSPHHSVGEIRTPMLVIHGDKDYRVPIGEGLRLWWELLSASQLAADDDGKTPHRFLYFPDENHWILKPQHTKVWYGVVGAFLAEHVLGEARELPKELGL
- a CDS encoding HNH endonuclease signature motif containing protein; translated protein: MTAPASTLERSPAEPFSFVSRDRDSVHGALWIDPSTLGTPEGTARALKALADFDAYSAAMKALLVNLIGQQIAEEPLEGRGGQPTRLGGELAHAATVSEVALLQNTSEAVAARNVNFSDRLVDTHPAVHEALFAGDITESHAKIIVEQAATLPDEAAEAFGVEALSRLHTRKGHRRTPGELRGVIRALRERLHPESIAKRRVRAQADRRVWFQPEEDGMCTLTALLPSEVGFAAYKRLDAIAQAAHGAEGEYRTKPQLRADALAQALLETQARIETASNRQTASNPAADPTTAEAVSGGSEGGLREGGGCPAPVRIPEGLDDLVKAEIVVHIPVATLLGASDDVAELEGFGVIDAQTARELAAAAPTWQRLLTDEDDVPVRLGRTAYRPPEGLRRFVRYRDGVCVVPGCTCAARRTEIDHTIEWQDGGTSDADNLALLCPKHHALKSLALFTLRRTADQANSRRTDQANSAAPMSGELVWKTLLGFEHAAGPLERDHILSPRTVELPSPPEASSLPESSSLPEASRTTEAKSSVASARAGATPAITPPEAALTPDEDLPEPLPPPVLPPVLPPPF